One segment of Streptomyces sp. TG1A-8 DNA contains the following:
- a CDS encoding CoA ester lyase: protein MSQPDSDRITAARTLLFVPGNRPDRFDKAASSGTNLIIIDLEDAVAPDDKDSARDNASAWPAVGTTAVVRINPPGTPWFEADLAQAAARGCPVMVPKAEDPYVLAEIADRAAGRCPLIPLVETALGIERAHEVCSVPGVVRVAFGNIDLAAQLGVAPDDHVALTHARSRLVLASAAAGLHPPVDGVTTAVRDAGALDADIAHARRLGFTGKLCVHPAQVRPIADGFAPTADELRWARSVLGVGDSVTVVDGQMVDRPVLERARGVLARAEEAHTAP from the coding sequence ATGAGCCAACCGGACAGCGACCGCATCACCGCCGCGCGAACCCTGCTTTTTGTTCCGGGCAACCGGCCCGACCGCTTCGACAAGGCAGCCTCATCCGGCACCAACCTCATCATCATCGATCTGGAGGACGCCGTCGCCCCGGACGACAAGGACAGTGCCCGCGACAACGCGAGCGCCTGGCCGGCCGTTGGCACCACAGCCGTCGTACGCATCAATCCGCCCGGCACCCCCTGGTTCGAGGCGGACTTGGCACAAGCGGCCGCCCGCGGCTGCCCTGTCATGGTGCCCAAGGCCGAGGACCCGTACGTCCTGGCAGAGATCGCCGACCGTGCGGCCGGACGCTGTCCGCTGATCCCGCTGGTCGAGACGGCTCTCGGCATCGAGCGGGCCCATGAGGTGTGCTCCGTCCCCGGAGTCGTGCGCGTCGCCTTCGGCAACATCGATCTGGCCGCTCAGCTGGGCGTGGCACCAGACGACCATGTCGCCCTCACCCATGCCCGTTCCCGACTGGTGCTCGCCTCCGCGGCGGCCGGCCTCCACCCGCCCGTCGACGGTGTCACCACCGCCGTACGAGATGCCGGTGCGCTCGATGCCGACATCGCGCACGCCCGGCGCCTGGGCTTCACCGGCAAGCTGTGCGTCCACCCTGCTCAGGTGCGGCCCATCGCCGACGGGTTCGCTCCCACCGCCGACGAACTGCGCTGGGCACGCAGTGTCCTGGGCGTCGGCGATTCGGTCACCGTGGTCGACGGACAGATGGTCGACCGGCCGGTACTAGAACGGGCAAGGGGCGTCCTGGCCCGGGCAGAAGAAGCGCACACCGCACCTTGA
- a CDS encoding carboxymuconolactone decarboxylase family protein yields the protein MTTADDPQQYIDEMARKRGYVLDYHKVMAKHDFAVLQAANGLVGAAYLDQRALDRKTKELIFIVSLTVMRASKGHIQSHIRVALDLGITPQEILEAIEISLPEAGVVAFQTGFEAWREVVGADGLEPTVEAFQGGSGAA from the coding sequence ATGACCACGGCTGATGATCCGCAGCAGTACATCGACGAGATGGCGCGCAAGCGGGGCTATGTTCTCGACTATCACAAGGTGATGGCCAAGCACGACTTCGCCGTGCTGCAGGCCGCCAACGGTCTCGTCGGTGCCGCGTATCTCGACCAGCGGGCGCTGGACCGTAAGACGAAGGAACTCATCTTTATCGTCAGTCTCACGGTGATGCGTGCCTCGAAGGGGCACATCCAGAGTCACATCAGGGTCGCGCTCGACCTGGGAATCACTCCGCAGGAGATCCTCGAAGCGATTGAGATCAGCCTGCCCGAGGCCGGCGTCGTAGCCTTTCAGACTGGCTTCGAGGCCTGGCGTGAGGTCGTGGGGGCTGACGGTCTGGAGCCGACCGTGGAGGCTTTCCAGGGAGGGTCGGGAGCCGCCTGA
- a CDS encoding transposase — MQFWLSNLPADTPLATLVRTAKLRWRIEHDYREMKQVLGLAPFEGRTWRGWHHHVTLVSAAHAFCTLQRITRPPKETAPA, encoded by the coding sequence GTGCAGTTCTGGCTGTCCAACCTGCCCGCCGACACCCCGCTGGCCACCCTCGTGCGCACCGCGAAGCTGCGCTGGCGCATCGAGCACGACTACCGCGAGATGAAGCAGGTCCTGGGCCTGGCCCCCTTCGAGGGCCGCACCTGGAGGGGGTGGCACCACCACGTCACCCTCGTCTCCGCCGCCCACGCCTTCTGTACTCTCCAGCGCATCACACGGCCCCCAAAAGAGACGGCGCCAGCCTGA
- a CDS encoding GntR family transcriptional regulator: MLELLRQDILAAEFTPGERLVEARLCARYEVSRTVIREVLRQLESEGLVTMVPNRGPVITELTAFDAKALYEVRCALEGLAGALFAERATPEQREQMGELVRRFSRTYRKADLSERLAMKDEFYDILTAGAGNPIIDSTLRGIHARVQMLRGLSMQAEGREPETVRELAAIYDAAAVRGDAGAAREACEIHVRNAAATALAQLAAQRSEHQRTDVG; the protein is encoded by the coding sequence GTGCTCGAACTGCTCCGTCAAGACATCCTGGCAGCGGAGTTCACGCCCGGGGAGCGGCTGGTCGAGGCGCGGCTGTGCGCACGGTACGAGGTCTCCCGGACGGTGATCCGTGAGGTCTTGCGACAGCTTGAGTCCGAAGGACTTGTGACCATGGTACCGAACCGCGGTCCGGTCATCACCGAACTGACGGCCTTCGACGCCAAGGCGCTCTACGAGGTGCGATGCGCGCTGGAGGGCCTGGCCGGGGCCCTTTTCGCCGAGCGGGCCACCCCCGAACAGCGTGAGCAGATGGGTGAGTTGGTTCGCCGTTTCTCACGCACCTACCGCAAGGCCGACCTGAGCGAGCGGCTCGCGATGAAGGACGAGTTCTACGACATCCTCACCGCCGGGGCGGGGAATCCGATCATTGATTCGACCCTCCGCGGCATCCACGCACGCGTGCAGATGCTGCGTGGGCTGTCCATGCAGGCTGAGGGGCGGGAACCGGAGACCGTCCGGGAACTTGCCGCCATCTACGATGCCGCGGCCGTGCGCGGTGATGCCGGTGCCGCTCGTGAAGCGTGCGAGATCCACGTCCGCAATGCCGCGGCGACCGCACTGGCCCAGCTCGCCGCACAGCGGTCCGAGCACCAGAGAACCGACGTCGGCTGA
- a CDS encoding NAD(P)-dependent oxidoreductase, with protein MTDTVTFIGLGTMGQPMVRNLARSVPVAVYDADPEAIAVAARNDGVTALTGLNGGVGAAVVILMLPNSTVVERVLGDPEDPESFAGRLRPGALVVDMGSSAPRATQQLAERLREREVGMVDAPVSGGPRKAATAELTIMAGGPVDDYERALPLLRAMGTSVTHVGPAGSAHALKALNNLLSAIGLVGALEVLTAGTKFGLDPRIMLDVINRSTGRNQSTEVKIGPEVLDGRFQVGFSLPLTVKDITTALDLSTSLDLSPEVSQACVRFCQAALAGLDGENPDQSEIARYMATTTGVDLTR; from the coding sequence ATGACGGACACCGTCACTTTCATCGGCTTGGGCACGATGGGACAGCCCATGGTCCGCAACCTCGCGCGATCCGTGCCGGTAGCGGTCTACGACGCCGACCCCGAGGCGATCGCCGTCGCCGCCCGGAACGACGGCGTGACGGCATTGACGGGTCTCAACGGTGGGGTCGGCGCCGCCGTTGTGATCCTCATGCTCCCCAACAGCACGGTCGTCGAGCGCGTGCTCGGCGATCCGGAAGACCCCGAAAGCTTCGCCGGCCGCTTGCGTCCGGGCGCACTCGTCGTCGACATGGGCTCGTCGGCGCCCCGGGCCACTCAGCAGCTGGCCGAGCGGCTCCGGGAGCGAGAAGTGGGGATGGTCGACGCGCCGGTATCCGGTGGCCCGCGCAAAGCGGCGACGGCCGAGCTGACGATCATGGCGGGTGGGCCGGTCGACGACTACGAGCGGGCCCTGCCGCTCCTGCGCGCGATGGGTACGTCGGTGACACATGTCGGCCCGGCCGGGTCCGCGCACGCATTGAAGGCGCTCAACAACCTGCTGTCGGCCATCGGTCTGGTCGGGGCGCTCGAGGTGCTCACCGCGGGAACCAAATTCGGCCTGGACCCCCGGATCATGCTCGACGTCATCAACCGGTCCACCGGTCGCAACCAGTCGACCGAGGTCAAGATCGGGCCGGAGGTGCTGGACGGACGGTTCCAGGTCGGGTTCTCGCTCCCGCTGACCGTCAAGGACATCACCACCGCCCTGGACCTGTCGACGTCACTGGACCTGTCACCGGAGGTGTCGCAGGCCTGTGTCCGGTTCTGCCAAGCGGCGCTCGCCGGCCTCGACGGGGAGAACCCGGATCAGTCCGAAATCGCCCGATACATGGCGACGACGACCGGTGTCGACCTCACCCGATGA